Genomic DNA from Candidatus Sulfurimonas marisnigri:
ATATTTTCAGTAGCTCCATACTATGTAAAACCTTCTCAAGAGGGACTTTACCAACACTATAAAGCAATAGCTGATTCTGTACCTGAGCTTCCTTTTATGCTTTATAATGTCCCAGGTCGTACTGTTGTTGATATATCTGCTGATACCGTTATTAGACTATTTGATGAAGTAACAAATATCTATGGTATCAAAGAGGCTACAGGAAGTTTAGAACGCACAGTAGAACTTCTTTCTCGTCGTCCTGAGCTTAAAGTATTTTCTGGTGATGATGCTATTGATTATCCTATTTTAGCAAATGGTGGAGCTGGAATCACATCTGTTACTTCAAACTTAATGCCTGATTTAAAAAGTGAATTAGTAAAACTTGCACTTGCTGGTGACTTTGCTGGAGCAAAAGCTATAAATGACAAACTATATCCTCTAAATTCAGTTATGTTTTGCGAAGCTAATCCGATGCCGATAAAAGCGGCTATGTATATTGCTGGTCTTATTGAAACTTTAGAATACCGTCTTCCTCTTACAGCTCCAAGCCTAGAAAGTATGAAGAAAATCGAAGAAGTTATGAAAAACTATGAAATCAAAGGACTATAAATTGACCCAAAACAGCATAGAAGGAAAAACACTATTTATAAGTGGTGGAACTCGTGGAATTGGTAAAGCTATAGTTTACGCTTTTGCTTCAAAAGGCTGCAATGTAGCATTTACATATGCTTCAAGTGCAGATACAGCGAACGAAATCATAGCAGATATAGAAACAAACTATAGTGTTAAGTGCAGAGCTTACAAATTAGACATTTTAGAACCTTTAACATATCAAGATGTATATAAACTTTTTGATGAAGATTTTGATAGACTTGACTTCTTTATATCAAATGCAATTATCTCTGGTCGTGCTGTAGTTGGTGGATTTGCTCCATTTATGAGACTTAAACCAAAAGGTTTAACAAATATATATACTGCAACAGTATCTGCATTCGTTGTTGGAGCACAAGAAGCCGCAAAAAGAATGGATAAGATTGGTGGTGGTTCTATTATCTCTATGAGCTCAACTGGTAACCTTGTATACACTCCAAACTATTCAGGTCATGGAACAAATAAGGCAGCTATTGAGACTATGGTTAAATATGCTGCTGCTGAGCTTGGTGAGAAAAATATCCGTGTAAATGCTGTAAGTGGCGGTCCTATTGACACAGATGCATTAAAAGCATTCCCTAACTACGAAGAGGTGAAAGGTGAAGTTGTTAAACGCTCTCCGCTTAGCCGTATGGGTGAAGCTACAGACTTAACTGGAGCATGTCTATTCTTATGCGGTAGTGAATCTTCATGGTTAACTGGTCAGACTATAGTAATTGACGGTGGAACTTCTTTTCAATAAATAGCTAAACTTTAAAAAGGGTTACAAATGCAGAATATCAATACACTATCACAAGATATACAAGACAAAGTAAAAAATTACAATGAAAAATTTGAAGATATTTTTGAGCTACTTGAGAAGGCGGTTTATAAAGATGACTTAGCGCTTTTCAGCGCAATTGTTAATGAGCTCGAAGATATAAACATCCAAAATAAATATGGATGGACACTTCTACATGTAACAATCAGACGTGAAAGAACTGAGATGGTTGAGCTACTTTTGGAAAAGGGAGCAGATATCAACAAAATAGATGGTGTGGGCTGGACTCCATTAATGGAGTCTATTATGGACAATGTTCCATCTATATGCAAACTTCTAGTTGAAAAAGGTGCAGACAAGTCAATTGCCAACGCTAGAGGTGCGACTGCTCCTATGCTTGCTCAAAAATTTGAACGAACTAATATGTATGAGTATTTAACTTAAAATCTCTGAATAATTACTCAACTAGACTCTGGATCAAGTTCAGGGTGACAAAGATGTCACTACTCCAATCAATCTCGACTCACAAAACTATTTAGCAATTTAGACAATTAACTATATTTAAGTGATATCACTGTATCATTCTCTTTAAATGTACATTACAAGACAGGAATACAAAATGGCAGATAAGAAAATAATGGCTACTATAGTGGCAGCAGTGGCAGCATCTCTTTGCTGTATCACACCTGTATTGGCAGTACTGGTAGGATCAAGCAGTTTAGCTTCGTCTTTTTCTTGGATGCAACCATACCATAACTACCTAGTTGGAGTAACTATTTTAGTGTTACTTTATGCCTGGTGGGATAAGCTAAAAACAAAAAAAGATGATATTAATTGTGCTTGTGATGTTGAAAGCAAGATTGGATTTTTCTCTAGTAAGAAGTTTTTAGCAATAGTTACTCTATTTTCAATTATTATGCTTTCATTTCCTCTATGGGGGTATAAATATTTCAACACTGAGGCAGAGTGTAATAGCTGTACAGTTGGGAATGAAGTTAAAAAACCGGTAAATAACTTACCCGTTTTAAAATACATGAGTAATGAAAAAGCAAATCCTACAGCCTGCAACCAACAGGCTTGCACTGGAACTGGTAATAAAGAGCTTGATGCAATGCTTGCTGACGCAAGAACTGAAGTAGAGGAGATGAGTCCTGCTGTTTTAAAGAAAATGCTTGATAACGGAGAGGATGTTACTCTTCTTGATGTTAGAGGCTCATCAAAAAGAACAAAAGCAGAGATATATACAGATGATGAAAGTTATGCAATATCTAGATGTGATTTAGAATTTAAAGTTTTAGGAACTATTGATAACAAAAACACTGTAGTTGTAGTCTACAGCCGTTTAGGAGCTAGAAGCCTATTAGCAGCACAAGCAATGAAACATTTGGGTTATAAGAATGTTTATAATCTAACTGCAGGTGTAAAGGGCTGGGCGAGAGCTGGATATCCTTTTTCTGAGGATGAAAAACCTGTGATTAAATCAGAGGGTGAGATATAAATTACGGTAGATAAAGCTACTAAATAGATTTAGTAGCTTTGATAATAAAACAGCTATATGATTGATAGCTATTAGTTGGTGTCAAATGCTGCATCTCAATACTCTCTATAAGCTCTAATCCATCTATCAGCTCTTCTTTCATCTTTTGAGCATCATACTGGATAATATCCAGTCCACAACATTGTTTAGGTCCATCAATTGCAAAAGTATTTATAATTGCTATTCCTCCAGACTTTAATGCCTGATACATACTCTTAAAATAGTTTTTTCTATCATTAGAATCTAATAAAAAATGAAAAACAGCTCTATCATGCCAAAGAGAAAAACTGTTTGTTGCTTCAAACTGTGTTACATCACAACATATATATCTAACAGCTGAGCCCAACTCTCCAAGTCTCTCTTTTACAACATCCAAAGAAGATTCAGCAATATCAAGAAGGGTAATATTTTTATAACCCTTCTCAATAAGTTTATCAACCAATAAAGAAGCTCCGCAGCCTACATCTATAATTGCATCATAATGTGAAATACCATACTTATGTATAAGCTCTAAAGAGAACTCAGGCGAGTTTTCGTGCCACAAAACCTGAGTATAATCTTTTTCAATAAAAACATCATTCCAATGCTTTTGTCTACTCTGCTTTAATATATTTTTTACAGCCCTAAAAGTAGCTCCTCTTGTAGTCTCTGATGTAGTGTAATCAGTCAAACCTGTGCACTCAATATCTGTAAAGCCAGCTTTATACATAATATCTATAAGCTTCTCTTGTTTTAACGTTCCAGCTACACAATTTGCCCAAGAATTCTCTTCTTCACTACTTGCACAGCAACTCTCTTCTTTTGCTACTTCTACTGAACAACATGTAGATAATTCATCATTTTTTGATATATCAATAATGTCTGCAAAAAATAGTTTTCCATCTGGTTTTAATATACGAAATATCTCAGCAAACACACTCTCTTTACAGCTTGTTAAATTAATTGCACCGTTAGAAATCACTACATCAACACTCTCATCTTCTAGTGGTATATTCTCAAAACTACTCTCTATAGCATCTACATGTAAGAAGCCTGACATATTGGCATGTTCTTTTGCTTTTTTAACCATCTTTGGTGTTATATCAACGCCAATAGCTCGTCCATCTTTTCCTACAAGTAATCCGCTAATAAGTAGATCAACACCAGCACCGCAGCCTAAGTCAACAACAACATCTCCGCTATTTATTTCTGCATTTAAAAATGGATTTCCAACAGCTGCACAATATTTCCATATATCTTTAGGCAAAACTTCAAACCACTCATCCCTATATCTTTGAGCTTTAGCATTACTAAGCCCTTTTTCCCATCCGAAATCTTTTGATGGATTGTCTGCAAGATCTGAGTATAGTTCAATAATTGAGTCCAGGTTTGCCATAATATTCCTTTGTTTTTATACGTAAAATAATATCATAATTTAGTCTATTTAGTAATTTAGACAATTAACTAGTTTTCAATAGATATATAGTAATTAAATAAAGAAAAGTGTATTTATTTTGATTATACAAAAAATTTGTATATAATTAATTAAAGGCATAAAAATGAAAATCATTATTATAATTGAATTACTTATTGTATTTATTATTGGAAACTATATCACTGGCTGTGCATCTACCCCTACTACTATTAGTAGCAGCAGTAAAAACAATCTAAACCTTGCTTCATTGCAAAGCCAAATAACAGCCGTCAATAAATACCCAGCATGTATTGAAAGCATAGACAACCCTTGTACTGAAGTTCAACTAATCGCTGTAAAACAAAATAGTGAACTTATTAAGTACATTATTAACCCAGCGAAAGAGGTTCAATTAATTGCAATGAAAGAGGACCCTTCCACGATAATGTACATCAAAAGTCCGGATAAAGAGGTTCAGCTAATTGCAATAAAACACAACACTGACTATATTAGATACATACAAAACCCTGATAAAGAGATACAACTTATATCTGTAAATAAAGACCCTTCAGTAATTATATACATCAATAATCCTGATAAAGAAGTCCAGCTTACTGCTATTAAACAAAATTTCGACCTCATTAAGTATATTAAAAACCCAGACAAAGAAGTTCAACTTGTTGCAATAAAGCAAAATCCTGAGCTAATTGAGTATATAAAGAACCCAGACAAAGAAATTCAACTTATTGCTGTCAAACATAACGTAAACCTTATTAAAGACATTCAAAATCAACATAGAACAGTTCAGCTTATTGCAATAAATGAAAATCCTGAGCTTATTGAGTATATAAAGAACCCAGACAAAGAAATTCAACTTATTGCCATTAAGAAAAATCCTAGTCTTGTTAAATATATTAAAAATAAAGATAAAGAGGTTCAGATTTATGCAATTAGGCACAATGCAAATCTAATTGAATACATAGAAAATCCAGATAAAGAAGTCCAACTTACTGCAATTAAACAAAACCCAGAACTTATTAAATATATAAAATATCCAGATAAAGAAGTTCAACTTATTGCTGTTAAGCACAGACCTGAACTTATTGAGTATATAGAAAATCCATATAAAGAAGTTCAATTTATTGCTGTTAAAGAAGATTCAGGACTAATTACATATATAAATAATCCAGATACTGAAGTTCAACTATTAGTTTATAAAAAAATCTATTCTAGAAATAAACCAAAAAATTATTTAATCTCAGATAAAAGTATAAAGATTCAAATTACTGACTCAAATCTAAATATAAGTAATAAAACAACTAAGTCAATAAAAATCATCTCTATAATAGAGCATTATGGAGATGAGGAATATCCTCTTAGTTCGTTATTTATTTATCCAAATAAAGACAAAAGTATTTATCTTCCATTTAGAAGATCTTTTATAATTAATTCATTAGAGCAAAAATTCAAATATGGATTTTCAATTGAGTATGTAATTGATAATTCTAATAAAGTTTTTAGTATAAATGGGGTAAAAGCTTATGAAGCAATAGAGTTTATTAAATAAGAAAGGTTATTACATGAGTGTATTATTAGAGTTTAGCATGTTCCCAACATCGAGTAATTGCAGAGATGGAGATTCGGTTTCAGCACAGGTCAGCAAGATAGTAGATGTTATAGACAAATCTGGAGTTGCATATCAACTTACCCCAATGGGGACAGTGATTGAGACAGATACAATGAAAGAAGCATTAGCTATTATAGAGCTTGCTTATGAGCAAATCAATGGGTGTGACAGAGTCTATTCATCTCTGAAATTCGATATTAGAAAGAACACGAAGAACAGGCTTAAGACAAAGATTGCTTCGGTTGAAAAAGTTTTAAATAGAAAAGTAAACCATTAGTGGTTTACTTCAAAACCTACTGTTACTTTTTAGAATTTAATCTTGATTGATACTCCTGCGGATGATCACAAACAGGACAGTTTTTTAACGCTTTTTTACCATAATGGACATGTCCACAAACTTCACAGATCCAAGCTTCTTCTTTATCTTCACTAATAAATTCAGCATCTATTTCAAGTCTCTGCAAAAGCATTTTAAACATATTCTCATGTTCAACTTCAATCTTACCTATTCCAGAAAATAGTTTAGCAGCTTCACTGAATCCCTCTTCTTTTGCTATTTTGGCAAAATCAGGATACATTTTTAAGTTTTCATAAGATTCACCATCAATTGCGGATTGAAGATTATCTTTTGTATTTCCAAAACTATTATCACTACTATTAGTCATTCTATTGTTTAGTGCAAGTTCCATCTTCGCATGATGTTTTTCATTATTAGCTGCTCTTTGAAAGTGCTCTGCTATATCTCTATAACCCTCTTTTTGTGCTACCTTAGCAAAATATTCATATTTGTTTCTAGCTTGTGATTCACCGGCAAAAGCTTTCATTAAATTTACAGAAGTTAAGCTTTGAGTAACCATCTCCATAGCTTGTCCACAACAATGCAACTCACCTCCACCCACATTTTGTAACTCTACCACATTTCCACATTTATTACATCTGTACGACTCATTCTTTCTCACAACAACTCCTTTAAATATTATTAAACATATTATATTATACTAAAACTAAAACAACCACTCTAATTAGAAAACTCAATTGTTACATTAATCTCTTTTGAATCCCTTAGAAGTAGAATATCTCCACTTCCTTTTAAAAATGCAAGTTCTCTTTGAAGATCAAACTTATCTTTAAGTAAAACACCATTAAAAGAGATGATTGTATCCCCTGCTTTTATATCAGCTTTAGCGGCAAAAGAGTTTTCAACAATCTTAATTACATTTAATGTTTCATTTGACTCAAGATATACGCCGAGTTTTTTTGCTTTTTGTGTACCAACAGGTGATGCTGAGAGTATATAATCAGCAATTCCAGGCTCATGGCTTCTCATATTTAGAGTAATTGCATAATCTACAATACCTCGTCGCTTCATCCTACTTGGAATACCATATCCATACATAACATGACCATTTCCAGCTAAGACAGCCATATTATAATCTTTGTTTTTTTTCATATATTTAACAATATTCATAGCCATTGACTCATCCCATAGAAGTTGTGCATGATAAAATTCCTCAAAACTTTTAAAATTTTGGGATTGATGCATAGAGTATATTGATTTTAACTGTTGCTTGTATTTCTCATTGGAAAAATCTATTGAAGTAGGCACTTCAGAACGCTGCTCATCACTTAGTGCATCCAACCCCTCACTTACTACTATTTTTGTTATAGCCCTGTCTATATTAAGTGCAATAATTGGTATATGCTTATCTTTAGCAAAAAGCACAATTGGTCTATACAGCTCATAGTCATATTTCCATCTCTTAAAGTACTCGGTCTTTTTAAGCATCTCTTTTTCACTTATTGTTCCTGCAATAAATGCATCTAGAAATTTTTGAAATGGTTTTTGAAACATTTCCATGCCGATAGAGAGTTTTGGATTGTTTTTATACATAGCCTTAATTATCTTTAGTTGATTGAGATGACTTGAGAATTCAGTATGCATTTCCCCTATAAACACAACCTTTTTATCAACTATATCTTTAAAAGTATCGCCAAGCTTTTGTTTATTTGGTTTTTGTGCAAATGAGCCGCTATTAATTGTGTATATGATTCCATTTAATGATTCCTTAGTCGTTTTTTCAACAATTACTCCACCTTTAATAACTACTGTTGAGTATTTTCCTAGATGTTTCAGTTTATATAAAAAAGTATTAGAAATTTGCTCTACATCAAACACTGCGATAACATTTGAAGTGTTTAAAGGATTTTTAAACACTTCAATTTTCCCTTCACCTTCCATTTTAAAATTAATAGCAAACTTCTCTAGGAGTGAGTTTTTAGCACCAAATATTAAAATATTATTGTTTTTTATCTCTTCAAATGTTATTTCATCAGCATACTTAAAACTTTTATAGGCAAATATGATTTTAGAGAATTTTTTCTCATCATCTTTATCAATCACAACAAGAGTATTATCCTGAATAATTTTTGAAATAACAGGAGGAACTTCTCTTTCATCCAACTTTCTAAAAACTTCATAAGTCTCATCAATAACAATCTTTGTAGGCTCAATATCTAATTCTAAACGTTGTCTTTTTTTAGTAATATCTATTGTCGTATATAAGCACTCTTCATTTGAACAGACTGATATTGGCACAGAAGTAAGCTGCATGTTAGCCACTGTATCAAATTCAAGAATATATTTATCTTTTAAAAATATCAAATTAATATTATCAATTTTAATATCCAATGCCCCTTTGTTATAAACCCAAGTTATAAAAAAATCCAAAAGTTTTAAACCTGAAACCTCTTCAAATATTTCTCTAAGGTTCTTGTATGATGCTGTCTTATAAGGGTACATTTGAAATAGTTTTTTAACCCCTCTGTTAAATGCATCTTCACCTATTTTTTTCTCCAACATGTAAAAAAAGAAAGTAGCTTTTCCATATCCAATAGCATTGTTACTCTCTTTATTTTTATGAGT
This window encodes:
- the dapA gene encoding 4-hydroxy-tetrahydrodipicolinate synthase codes for the protein MNIVTGSTTALITPFKNGKLDEQAYADLIKRQINNGINAVCPVGTTGESATLSSDEDRRCMEIAVEVCKGTNTKVLAGAGSNSTSEAILAAKNAQECGVDAIFSVAPYYVKPSQEGLYQHYKAIADSVPELPFMLYNVPGRTVVDISADTVIRLFDEVTNIYGIKEATGSLERTVELLSRRPELKVFSGDDAIDYPILANGGAGITSVTSNLMPDLKSELVKLALAGDFAGAKAINDKLYPLNSVMFCEANPMPIKAAMYIAGLIETLEYRLPLTAPSLESMKKIEEVMKNYEIKGL
- a CDS encoding enoyl-ACP reductase, whose protein sequence is MTQNSIEGKTLFISGGTRGIGKAIVYAFASKGCNVAFTYASSADTANEIIADIETNYSVKCRAYKLDILEPLTYQDVYKLFDEDFDRLDFFISNAIISGRAVVGGFAPFMRLKPKGLTNIYTATVSAFVVGAQEAAKRMDKIGGGSIISMSSTGNLVYTPNYSGHGTNKAAIETMVKYAAAELGEKNIRVNAVSGGPIDTDALKAFPNYEEVKGEVVKRSPLSRMGEATDLTGACLFLCGSESSWLTGQTIVIDGGTSFQ
- a CDS encoding ankyrin repeat domain-containing protein, producing MQNINTLSQDIQDKVKNYNEKFEDIFELLEKAVYKDDLALFSAIVNELEDINIQNKYGWTLLHVTIRRERTEMVELLLEKGADINKIDGVGWTPLMESIMDNVPSICKLLVEKGADKSIANARGATAPMLAQKFERTNMYEYLT
- a CDS encoding mercuric transporter MerT family protein, with product MADKKIMATIVAAVAASLCCITPVLAVLVGSSSLASSFSWMQPYHNYLVGVTILVLLYAWWDKLKTKKDDINCACDVESKIGFFSSKKFLAIVTLFSIIMLSFPLWGYKYFNTEAECNSCTVGNEVKKPVNNLPVLKYMSNEKANPTACNQQACTGTGNKELDAMLADARTEVEEMSPAVLKKMLDNGEDVTLLDVRGSSKRTKAEIYTDDESYAISRCDLEFKVLGTIDNKNTVVVVYSRLGARSLLAAQAMKHLGYKNVYNLTAGVKGWARAGYPFSEDEKPVIKSEGEI
- a CDS encoding class I SAM-dependent methyltransferase produces the protein MANLDSIIELYSDLADNPSKDFGWEKGLSNAKAQRYRDEWFEVLPKDIWKYCAAVGNPFLNAEINSGDVVVDLGCGAGVDLLISGLLVGKDGRAIGVDITPKMVKKAKEHANMSGFLHVDAIESSFENIPLEDESVDVVISNGAINLTSCKESVFAEIFRILKPDGKLFFADIIDISKNDELSTCCSVEVAKEESCCASSEEENSWANCVAGTLKQEKLIDIMYKAGFTDIECTGLTDYTTSETTRGATFRAVKNILKQSRQKHWNDVFIEKDYTQVLWHENSPEFSLELIHKYGISHYDAIIDVGCGASLLVDKLIEKGYKNITLLDIAESSLDVVKERLGELGSAVRYICCDVTQFEATNSFSLWHDRAVFHFLLDSNDRKNYFKSMYQALKSGGIAIINTFAIDGPKQCCGLDIIQYDAQKMKEELIDGLELIESIEMQHLTPTNSYQSYSCFIIKATKSI
- a CDS encoding DUF4116 domain-containing protein; the protein is MKIIIIIELLIVFIIGNYITGCASTPTTISSSSKNNLNLASLQSQITAVNKYPACIESIDNPCTEVQLIAVKQNSELIKYIINPAKEVQLIAMKEDPSTIMYIKSPDKEVQLIAIKHNTDYIRYIQNPDKEIQLISVNKDPSVIIYINNPDKEVQLTAIKQNFDLIKYIKNPDKEVQLVAIKQNPELIEYIKNPDKEIQLIAVKHNVNLIKDIQNQHRTVQLIAINENPELIEYIKNPDKEIQLIAIKKNPSLVKYIKNKDKEVQIYAIRHNANLIEYIENPDKEVQLTAIKQNPELIKYIKYPDKEVQLIAVKHRPELIEYIENPYKEVQFIAVKEDSGLITYINNPDTEVQLLVYKKIYSRNKPKNYLISDKSIKIQITDSNLNISNKTTKSIKIISIIEHYGDEEYPLSSLFIYPNKDKSIYLPFRRSFIINSLEQKFKYGFSIEYVIDNSNKVFSINGVKAYEAIEFIK
- a CDS encoding MTH1187 family thiamine-binding protein; translated protein: MSVLLEFSMFPTSSNCRDGDSVSAQVSKIVDVIDKSGVAYQLTPMGTVIETDTMKEALAIIELAYEQINGCDRVYSSLKFDIRKNTKNRLKTKIASVEKVLNRKVNH
- a CDS encoding ferritin family protein; protein product: MRKNESYRCNKCGNVVELQNVGGGELHCCGQAMEMVTQSLTSVNLMKAFAGESQARNKYEYFAKVAQKEGYRDIAEHFQRAANNEKHHAKMELALNNRMTNSSDNSFGNTKDNLQSAIDGESYENLKMYPDFAKIAKEEGFSEAAKLFSGIGKIEVEHENMFKMLLQRLEIDAEFISEDKEEAWICEVCGHVHYGKKALKNCPVCDHPQEYQSRLNSKK
- a CDS encoding ChaN family lipoprotein; this translates as MKKLLLLTTIMLSTIYAHECKYTLEIDLDIEKGLLKGHAIIESDHPSMKLLDTKANIMSVKNAKLTVNENVPYLIKEDVNRALEMTFTHNFQPISSDAILLESWYPKIDIMCKYETIVSNSEITTVIEATKVTHDGTSKHYIFENPLESLHLIASKNYVVSSKTTKDGLTLSTSLYPYDVHLSNIYLQRSEKYFNLYNNIFGFLPFKNFSVVETPFPAGYSMPTYTLIGKQIISKDFVLDSSLGHEIAHQWFGGYVYSPDQGNWVEGITTFYSDYLYAKQKSKASDYRKDILMKYNSFVNQNNETALIEFTHKNKESNNAIGYGKATFFFYMLEKKIGEDAFNRGVKKLFQMYPYKTASYKNLREIFEEVSGLKLLDFFITWVYNKGALDIKIDNINLIFLKDKYILEFDTVANMQLTSVPISVCSNEECLYTTIDITKKRQRLELDIEPTKIVIDETYEVFRKLDEREVPPVISKIIQDNTLVVIDKDDEKKFSKIIFAYKSFKYADEITFEEIKNNNILIFGAKNSLLEKFAINFKMEGEGKIEVFKNPLNTSNVIAVFDVEQISNTFLYKLKHLGKYSTVVIKGGVIVEKTTKESLNGIIYTINSGSFAQKPNKQKLGDTFKDIVDKKVVFIGEMHTEFSSHLNQLKIIKAMYKNNPKLSIGMEMFQKPFQKFLDAFIAGTISEKEMLKKTEYFKRWKYDYELYRPIVLFAKDKHIPIIALNIDRAITKIVVSEGLDALSDEQRSEVPTSIDFSNEKYKQQLKSIYSMHQSQNFKSFEEFYHAQLLWDESMAMNIVKYMKKNKDYNMAVLAGNGHVMYGYGIPSRMKRRGIVDYAITLNMRSHEPGIADYILSASPVGTQKAKKLGVYLESNETLNVIKIVENSFAAKADIKAGDTIISFNGVLLKDKFDLQRELAFLKGSGDILLLRDSKEINVTIEFSN